TATCTGTTCAGTTATTAATTTACTTGTATCTTTTTCAAATATTCCATGTTCTGTTAATTCTAGTTCTTTACCACAAGAATTTAATATTAATATAATTAAAATTATATAGATTTTTTTAAACATTCTTCTATTCCTTTTGCATAATCTTCTATAATAAAATCTTTATCATTTCCATTTATAATGGCTCTTGCTCCTTTATAATCTTTTTTTGTTTCATTTATATACTTTGATATAGTATTTCCTTTTGAAAATAAACCTTTTTCCATTCCTTCGATAGTTACTGCAATTTGTGTATTAAAATCTAACATTTTTTCAGGTTCTTTTTCAAAATTAATACCATTTATACCATTAAATTTTTTATAATTTATTTTCCAAGTAATTTGAACAAAACCTCTACCTCTATATTTATAACCATCTCCAACTTTTTCACAACCATTTTTTTTAGCTCTTTCTTGATTTTTAGCTTTATTTCCACAACCATAATCAAATTCTGCTTGTTCATAAGATATGTCTTCATTAGTAATACCGTAAAATTCTTTATTTTTCCACTGATAAGATTCTAATCTTATTGTTGCTAGTATATATGCAAGCTTTTCAATAGAACAAACATAATTAGATTTTTTGTAGTAATCTATTAAGTGTTTTACTAATTTATTTAAATTACTTTCAGAAATATTATTTAATGTATTTATATTAGTTTTTTGAAATTCTTTTGTATCTTTGTCTTTCTCATACCAACCTATTTTATTATGATGTACTTTTTTATACTCTTCGATAAATTTATTAACATTCAACGAGCATTGACAAACTTCCAAAAACACTTCTAAATCATATAGCCTATTATATTTGTCATCTCCATCGCTATCCATCCAGCCTTTTACATAAGTTATATCTTTTTGATTTATATTATATTTATCTATTAATTCTTTTATTATAAATTTATATTCTGCTCGATAATCTTTTACTTCTACTGTAAACTCCTCTTTAGCTAAAATAAATTGTTTATTATTTTCATCTTCTGTAAGTTCTATATTATAATCTTTCGTTAGAAAAGCAATACTTCCTTTTATTTTCTTACCATCATCAAATGTTGCATCTACACCTAATGTTATATTTTCATAAATAGTTTTTTTTAACATTATTCAAATCCTAAATTACTAAGTTGATTTTTTCTAATAGGTTCATCTATATTTACTTTTTCAACTTCATTAGCAAAAGCACCAAAGTAAATAGAGTTTGTATTTACCAAAGGAGCATTCATAAAAATACCATTTGGATTTACTATTAGATTATTATTAGCACCTTTTAGGTTTACTTCTGTATCTGAAATTAACTCTATAGTTTGGGCTTCTATTTTAATTGTATTTGCAATAGTGTGAAAGTTCTCTTTTACATCAATTCTAAAATCTTTATCTATTTGTTTAAAGAGATTTTGAAGGTATTTTAGTTTTACATCATTTTCTACATAAGTAATCTTATTACCTTTTACTCTTTGTATAAAATCCTTTTCTATTAGTTGTTTTATTGTATTTTTTACTCTTATATTTAAATCTTCATTAGCATAGATATTATAATCTTTATTTACAGTTGTTATTTTCTCTTCTTCTACAGTTTGTATTAGGTTTTTATTTACATTTATTGTATAGTCTGATTTTACATTTAAGTTTGAGTTATTATTTACATCTTCTTTTTTATCATTCTCTATTAGATTACTTTGATTATGTTTAACTATTTTTGTCTCATCATTTAGTATTAGAGTATTCATATCTTTTTGAGCTTTTATATTTAACTCTTCATTTCCTTGTTTATCTTCAAAGAGTATTTCATTATATCCTTCCTCATTTTCATATTGAGGAGTTGTATATGTTCTTATATAGCTTTTTGTTTTATTAGCTGGGAGTGGGTAAGGTATTTTATTCTCACCATTATACAAAGTTCCTATTATTATTGGGCAATCTGGGTTACCATTTACAAAGCTTACTATTACTTCACTATTTACTCTTGGAATAAATTGTGAGCCATAATTATTTCCACTAGATAGATTTGATACTCTTAAGTAACAAGAGGTTGTTTTATTTCTTTCAAAATGAAACAGAACTCTTACTCTTCCTTCTTCATCTACATCTATACTATTTTGATTTTGGTTTATTGGTGAGTTATTTACATCTTGAGAGCTTACTATTGCTGTTTGTACTCCATATATCTTTGGTTTTTTTATTGTAACTTTGGGTTTATATATTATATCTTTTGGGATTGCTTTAAACTCTACACTATATTGCATATTTGAGTTTATATCTTTTATATCATTTAGTTTTGAATACTCTTCTAAGGCATTTGGAAAGTATGCTTTATAGTTTACTTCTATTATTATTACATCTTCTTCTTTATTCTCTTTTTCACTTACTATTAAGGCATTTAAACTATCTTTTACTATTAATTCATTTGAAACTGCTTCTATTATATTTGATTGACTATACTCTTTATTTGTATCTATATTTGTGTATCTATTTAAATCTTCATACAAGCTTTCATTTAACAAGTTTAGTTTATCTCTAAAGCTCTCTTTTTCTATATCATTTCTTAATTGTTTACTACTTGCATTATCTTTTATCTTACTACTAGTTACTACCTTTGTTTTCTCTATTTTATACTCTTGGCTTGGATTATTCTTATCATAGTAATCTTCTATATGTTTACTTGCTTTAAACTCTATTTTATGATTATATGTACACAATATCTTACTATCTATTTTCTCTACATAATCATTTAATTCACACAATACTATTTTAAAGCTACTATTATCATCTTCTTTAAATATTAAAGAGTATCCCTCTTCTTCACAAAGCATTAAGATAAACTCTAAATCACTTTGATTATATTGGGTTGTATAATCTTTTATTGGATATTTTATATTATCTACTCTTATCTCTAATGAAATATTTAATAAGGCTCTATATCTTGTTACTATTTTATTTATAATATCTGTTGCACTTAGACTATGATATATCTCATATTTATTATTTAATCCCAAATAGTATATTGGATGTACCACTTCTATTTTATACATATATTTATTTGATACTATACTATCTTCACTAGCTTTATAAATCTTTCCAAAGATTGTTTTACAAGATTTTAAATTTACTAAATCCTCTAAAACTATCTCTACATCTGTATCTACTATATCTTCTACTTCTATTCTTTCATTACTTATAAAGGTTATCTCATATTCATATACTTTATTTACTCCACTTTTCCCTTCTAAATTATAGATTGAATAATTCCCATCTGTATTCCCATATAAATCATTACTTTTATAGTTTAAAAGTTTTAACCTTGCTTTTATCTCTTGAACTTCTTTTTGATTATTCATTATTGTATCTTTGATATCTTTTATTTGACTTATCATTTAGGTTTCCTTTTTTAATTAATTACAATTCATCTAATATTAAAGATAGTGAATATTTATCACAATCAAAACTAGGTTTTTTTCCAGATTTTATATTTTTTGAGGAATAGTTTTTATTTATATAAGAATTTACTTTGTAATCTAATTTCAAAGTATCTTTTATATCAAAAGATACTCCAAAATCAAAAATAACTGCTCTATTTTCAACTATCATTATATTATTAGGAGACAAATCTGCATGGATAATATTTTTTTTATGTATATATCTTAAAGCTTTTCTCAAACTTTCTGAAATTTCATCTTTTTGTTTTTTATCTAAACTACTCTTTTTAATATCGCTTAAAAGTATTCCATCTAAATATTCAAGAACTAAATAAGAAATATTTAAAGTATTATCAATTCCAAAATCAAAAACTTTTATAATATTATCATTTGATAATTTCCTCAAAATTTTATACTCCATATATATAAATTCTTGAATATCATCTTTTTTTTTAAGTTCTTCATTTGGCATCTTAATAACAATATCTTTCTTATTATTGAAATACTCATCATAAATATCATATGCTTTATAAATATCACAAAACCCACCATTATCAAGCTTTTGTGTTATAAAATATCTGTTATTTAATAGAGTATTTACCAAAATTACAACCCTTCTGATAGTTCAAAACTAAAGCCATTATTATTTAAAAATAGTGGTGCAATTGAACCATCTAATAGAAATGAACTTTTAAAATCATACTTTTCATAAGTAATATTTAAAGTACCATTATCTCCTCTACTTAAGCTATTTTGATCCAAAAACTTAAATAAACTCCATTCATCATTATCTATATAATCTTCAATTACAATTTTATTTGAGATATCATATAGTTTAAATTTTACACTTGCATCACTTGAATTATTTGGCCAAGATACTCTTTTTGTTAAAATTGGACCATGCTCATAAAGAACTGTACTTGCATCATAAGTTAATTCAACTGTTGCTAAATTTGTTCCTAATGTTCCATCATTTTTAAACACAGCTTTTCTTATTTGTTCAGACTTAATCAAATTAGCAATAAAGTTTTTTGAGAAGTTTAATCTATTCCCATCTATACTTCTAGGTTTAGCAACAGCTTTTTGATAATCTATTTCTATAAAACCAGCAACATATTGATTATAAAAGCTATCTAAAATACCATCTTTTCTAAAGAATTCACTAAAATCATCTAATTTCACATTTACCTGGCTAGTTTTATTTAATGGATATTTATTTTTTAGTCTCTCATTATAAAAGGATACTACATCTTTTTTATATTTTTTTATAATATAGTTTTTAGCACCTTTTGCAATAAATCCTAAATTTCCTTGAATAATATTTTCATACCACCTTTTAACTTGAATTGGCATCAAATTTAACTGAGCAATCATAGGGGCTAATTTACCATGAACTCTACTAGATACTATTTTAAAAGCATCTTCTTCTGAATTTACAGATCCATTTATGTTACTCATTATTTCATAAGTTTTACTAAATTCATTAAATAGTGAAGTAAGTGTTCCTCTAGGCTGATAATTATCATCTAAAAGTTCATGATACGGTTTATAAAATTCTCTTAAAGTTCGTACACTCTTCACATCTACAATATCAATTTGCTCTATTTTTTCTTTAGGAATTTTTGAACTAATAGTTTCAACTAATCTATTTTCAATAGGAAGATTTGTTTGTATTTGTTCTGTTGGAGAATATAAATTTGTATTTATTTTTAAACTCTTTAATATTGAAATAACAGGGGACTCAGGTGAAGTTAAAATAGCTAATTGATGATTTAATTCTGTTAATTCATTATATGAAACTACACTTAAATTTGAAAGAGCCTCATACCAATATTTTCTATAATCAGAAAAATAAAATTGCATAATTTTTTCATAAAACTCTTCTTTTTCATCACTTGTAAGATTTGCTTTTTTCCCTATTACCCAATTATTTAAAAGTATCTCATCTAAAACTCTTTTCCCATCTTTTAATACTGCTTCATATCCAGATTTTGTATAAAGACCATCTATCTTATATCCAGAGCCATCAAATAAAGATATATTCTCACCTAAAATATCTGAAAATGAAAAGCTCTTTGTATTTAAATAACTAAATTTACTCTTCCAATCTTCATAAGTTAGTTGTTCTGCACTTAATTCAACTAATCTTGCCCTTGATGTATCAATTAGAGAATGATTTATCTTATATGAATCAAATCCTAAATCTAGTAAATTTTGCCAATTTTTTGCTAATTTTTGTTGAGTTTCAATATTTTGTACTACTTTTTCCCAACTTTTTTTCATATAATCTTGTAAAAATTCTTTATCTCTTTTTTCAACAAGTTCAAGCATTAAATATGCTTTTGTATTATCCCAAGTTTTAGAGAAATCACCTAATTCATTAGTAATCTTTTTTTCTATTTGACTTGCATTTTTATTTAATAATAAAGTTAAAAGCTCATTGTTGTAAATATCTTTTAGCTGCTTTGATTTATCTTCAAATTTAAAGATATATTTATTGAAAAAACTCTCATTTTTTAATTTATTTTCATTTAAACTTAAAATATTTACTTGTTCTAAAACTTTTGATATATCTTCAAAACTACTATTTTGATTTACACTCTTTTTTAAGTTTACTAATTCATCAATCTTACTTTTATACTCTGTTAAACTATCATTTGAATTAATAAAACTATTAATCATAAAAAATCCAACAAAAACTACAATCAAAAGTGAAGCTACATAACTCAAAATTTGTATTTTTTTCATTTTATTTCTATAATTCTCATCTATTTTACTAATCTCAGCTTCTTGAAAAATAAGTTCATCTAAAAGTTTTTTAACAAATAATGCCTTTGCTTTCTCATTTGAACCATAATTTTTCTCAATAGTAGTAAAATATATTCCTCTTAACATTAAAGGTTTTCTATATCTAGTTTCAGAAAAACATACATTTGTAAAATATGTAATTTTTGAGAGAAGTTGTGATGTTTTTTCAGTAAATAAAAATATTTTCCCTCTTTTTTTTTCTGTCCACTCAAAGTGCATTTTATCAATAACTGAACTATTTAACCTTTTTATTAACTCTTCAAATTTCTCATTTATATTATCTTTTTCAAAATTTTCATTTTCAAAAGTAATTCCAAAAACTTCATCTTTTTCATCTTGATTTAAAAGATTAAAATATTCATTAAATCCACTTATTTTATCACTTTTGGTAATAATCAAATAAATAGGTACACTAGACATAAATACTCTTGAAAGTTCATCAAATCTATCTCTTAACTGTTTTGCAAAATTTTCTAAATCTTTATTATTTTTATTTAAAAGTGTATCTACACTAATAGTTAAAATAATCCCATTTATAGGTCTTCTCCATCTTCTTTTTATAAAAAAATTTAAAAAATATTTCCAAATTATCGGGTCTTCTGGATTCTTTGTTTGTTCTATATAGTTTCCAGGTAAATCTACAAAAACAGATTTTTCTGCAAAATACCATTTAAAGTTTTCATCATCTTCACTAAATCTATCTTCATAATTTATTGGAAAGTCAAGTCCTGAATATTCAATTAGAGATGTTTTTCCCTCTTTCTCTTCACCCATAACTAAATACCAAGGTAGTTCATATCTTGATTTAAATTTATATAAAGATGCCCTTTTAACAATTTTTAGAGCTTTATTAAATTTTTGTTTTAGGTTTTTTACTTTTTTATCTATACTCTTTTTATATTCACTTCTTAGAGCCTTTTCTCTCAACATTTCTTGAGTCTCTTTTTTTCTAAATAATAATATTAATAAGATTATTATTACAGTACCGAAAAAAATACAAAAGGCAATTAAAAGTCTAAAAGACAACTCTTTAAAGCTATCTGAAATAAAAGGCATTACAAAAATAATGAACAATGACAAAATAAACGCTGACAATATTGTCCATAAAAATATTTTTTTATAATTTAAAGCATTCATTATTTATTTTCCTTATTTATATTTTCTATTTTGTTTAATTCAATATTATCTATATCTTGTGATATTTTTATATTTCTTTCATAAAGTTTAAAAGATAAAAATAGATAAATTAAAACTATTAAAATGATTATTAAAGAGATTAATAAAGGGTATGAAATTTTATTAAACAATTTAAATTTATTTTGAGATGGTTCAACTTTTTTATAAAATGTTAAAGGTTCTCTTCCTTGTACAATCTTAATTTGTCTATATAAACTCTCTTTTATATTACTTATCTCTATTTCCCCTTTATTTACAACTCTATATCGACCTAAAAAACCCAATGATAAACATATATACATAAGTTCAAGTATATTTATATATTTTGCTGGAGTTTTCAGAAATTTATCAAGTAAATGAAAAAAATTCTCTCCTCCATAAGTTTCATTATGAAAAACACTTAATAAACTTCTATTAAACCAGTTATCATTATCTGATAATTTCTCATTTAGCTTCTCATCAATAAAAGTACATAAAATATATCTTGCAACTAAAATTTCCATATTCTCTGTTTTATTTTCAACACATTTCTCATTAAAACTATTAACTCTTGATATAAATTCATCTCTAATTTGATCTACATTTAAATTTTGTCTATTTTCCTCTATATCTAAAACTGCTTCAAATAATGGAGTAGAAGCTGTAATAAATGGATTTATACTTGAATTATATTTACTATTATCAAAATTTAGATTTTTTACAATTTCCTGTTTTTGAAACTCTTCAAAACTATTTTCTCTTCTTTTTGAGGAGTTTGTAAGATTATTTTTATTTACATCTCTTGTAATAACTTGTGTTTTTTCCATAGCTTTCCTTAATTATTTTTTATTGCCCAGAGGCTAAATTCAATATTTGGAATTTCTGTTGATAGATGAAATGCAAAACCAGAAGATTTTTTTAACTCTTCTAAGTTCTCTTGTGTTAATTCCAATTTGAAATATAAATGATTTACTTTATAAGGGATCTCTTTAGGTGCATTTGAAAGAGGTTTTAATTTATATCCTACTAGATGAAAGTTTACTAAATTTCTAATAGTTTCAACTGTACCAAATTTTAAACTAACATCTAAAAGTTCTCTAAGCTTTACAGAACTAATATCAGAAGATACACTGAATACAAAAGTAGAGTTATCAAAAAGTTCTCTATTATTTATTTGTGAAATATGTATTCCATATTTTACTTTATTTATAGGTAGTGAGATACTATTTTGCTCTAATACAGTTGTAAGCATCGATTTAATTTCTTTTAAAATATTTTGGAAGCTTTCATATTGCTCTTCATGTTTATAATTTATTTGATTAGCTAGCCTTTTCTCTTTTTTCATAAAAACAGATAACTCACTAGCAAAAGATATTAAAACATAAAATATTTTATCAGGATGAATTTTATCTTGAGTTAATAAAAAATTTAATTGACTTTCTGTTTTATTTAATAATTGTAGTAATAAATAATCACCTATTTCTGTTGTTTTCATCAAAGAATCTGTAATCTTTTCTGATAATTTTTCTGCCCTAAAAACAATTGTGCTTACTAACTCTTTAACTTGTGAAGAAAGTAAATCTGAATAGTTGAAATATAAATATATGGGAGCAAATTCTTTATCTAAAGATATGCTTCCACTTATTGTAACATCTGAAATTTTACAAATAGGTAGAGTTACATATGCCTCATTCTCTTCTTCAAAAGAGAGTTTAAAATTATAACTTGCAAGTAATAAATCACAACTACTAGTTTCACCAGAATTTATATTTGGTATATTTGATGCTGTTCTTGCCCTAAATCTTGTTTGAAGATTTTTTTGCTCTTCAAAATGTATTTCATCATTACTATCTATATAAATAGGTAAAGATAAATATAAAATTTTTCCTATATGGTTTGCTTTAATATCAAAAACTAAACTATTATTTAATCCATTTATATCAAATACTGTTCCATCTTTAAAAACTCCTGATGCTCTTTTTATAACTATTTTCCCACTATTTAAAAGATATTCATCTAATTCTAATTGAAAGAAACCCCAATTATTTGATATTAAACTTTTTGTTCTATTCATTATTTCAAAATCAAAATGCCTATCATTTTGCTGGAAATGTTGTGGTCTTATAAATAACCCTTCTCTCCAAACTACTCTATTGTTTTCCATAATTATTTAACTCTTTCAATATTGAATTTTCTAATTTCAAATTCACTATAATTGTAAGAACCTTTTTTTAATTCAACTACATCTTTCCAAACATAATCATTATCAATTACTCTAAAATTAGCTACAATTCCTAAATATTTTGTCTTATCTGCAAAAGAAACTTTATAATTTTGTTTTTGTTCTGTTAAAATTATATGTTTTGATTGAGAAACTAAATCATCTTTTAAATTATCACCCGACTTTTCAAGAAGAGTCCAATAATCAAACTTTGAAAACTTTTCAGCAGATTCTAATTCATAAAAAGTAAGCATTAATGGGGAAGACCTTCCATCTACATCTTTATTTAAATCTTCTGTTGTTTTTATTACTAATTCTAAATGAGTTGGATTTTTTGCACAACCTGTTGCAAAAGCTATTACAAATAATACAAACATTAAATTTCTAAATTTTTTAAACATTTTTTCTCCTATATTGATATTGTTTTAAAACAATTTATTTGATTTTCATACTCTTTTGATAAGTCAGTTTTTAAAGCTAAAACCATTTCTTGATTATTTTTTAGAAGCTTATTATAATTTGAAATATAAGCATCCCACAATTGAAACTTTTTGGGAATAAAAGATTTAAAGTTATAATTTTTATAAAAACTATCTTCAAGCTTATCAACTTCAAACTCTTTTAAGAAAGAATTAACTAAAACTTCACAAGATTTTGCAAGAGCAAGATTATGATTATCTATTTCTGTAAATGATTTTTTAATAGCTTCTGATATTAGTATTACCTCATTCTTTGAATTACTTAATACCATTAAAGCCTCTTTTTTATCCCTTCTAATAGGATTTAAAGCTTCACTACTAGAACCTGATTTATCTAAAGATAAATCATTTAAAATTTTATCTTTTATATCCAGAGATATTTTTAGGAAATTAATACTATATAAAACTATTTGAGCAATTTCAGTTAATATTTTATCCTGTTCCTCTTTTTGTAAAGAACTTATATTTATTCCCAAACTTTTCTCTAAAATTTCAAAAGATACACTACTACTATTTAAGAGTGGCGGGTTTTCAATTTCATCTTCTAATTCACACTCTAAACCTTCATCAAAAACATTTAAATTAAAATATTTTTCTTCAATATGTTCATTTAAATTATTAATAGTTTCATCAATAAATATCTCTTCACTTTTTTGCATAGAAGTTGTATTATTGAGCATACTAAGTATTGAACTATCTTTTTGTTCATATATATCCATAATATTATTTAATGG
The Aliarcobacter faecis genome window above contains:
- a CDS encoding type VI secretion system Vgr family protein codes for the protein MISQIKDIKDTIMNNQKEVQEIKARLKLLNYKSNDLYGNTDGNYSIYNLEGKSGVNKVYEYEITFISNERIEVEDIVDTDVEIVLEDLVNLKSCKTIFGKIYKASEDSIVSNKYMYKIEVVHPIYYLGLNNKYEIYHSLSATDIINKIVTRYRALLNISLEIRVDNIKYPIKDYTTQYNQSDLEFILMLCEEEGYSLIFKEDDNSSFKIVLCELNDYVEKIDSKILCTYNHKIEFKASKHIEDYYDKNNPSQEYKIEKTKVVTSSKIKDNASSKQLRNDIEKESFRDKLNLLNESLYEDLNRYTNIDTNKEYSQSNIIEAVSNELIVKDSLNALIVSEKENKEEDVIIIEVNYKAYFPNALEEYSKLNDIKDINSNMQYSVEFKAIPKDIIYKPKVTIKKPKIYGVQTAIVSSQDVNNSPINQNQNSIDVDEEGRVRVLFHFERNKTTSCYLRVSNLSSGNNYGSQFIPRVNSEVIVSFVNGNPDCPIIIGTLYNGENKIPYPLPANKTKSYIRTYTTPQYENEEGYNEILFEDKQGNEELNIKAQKDMNTLILNDETKIVKHNQSNLIENDKKEDVNNNSNLNVKSDYTINVNKNLIQTVEEEKITTVNKDYNIYANEDLNIRVKNTIKQLIEKDFIQRVKGNKITYVENDVKLKYLQNLFKQIDKDFRIDVKENFHTIANTIKIEAQTIELISDTEVNLKGANNNLIVNPNGIFMNAPLVNTNSIYFGAFANEVEKVNIDEPIRKNQLSNLGFE
- a CDS encoding protein kinase domain-containing protein; the encoded protein is MVNTLLNNRYFITQKLDNGGFCDIYKAYDIYDEYFNNKKDIVIKMPNEELKKKDDIQEFIYMEYKILRKLSNDNIIKVFDFGIDNTLNISYLVLEYLDGILLSDIKKSSLDKKQKDEISESLRKALRYIHKKNIIHADLSPNNIMIVENRAVIFDFGVSFDIKDTLKLDYKVNSYINKNYSSKNIKSGKKPSFDCDKYSLSLILDEL
- the tssM gene encoding type VI secretion system membrane subunit TssM translates to MNALNYKKIFLWTILSAFILSLFIIFVMPFISDSFKELSFRLLIAFCIFFGTVIIILLILLFRKKETQEMLREKALRSEYKKSIDKKVKNLKQKFNKALKIVKRASLYKFKSRYELPWYLVMGEEKEGKTSLIEYSGLDFPINYEDRFSEDDENFKWYFAEKSVFVDLPGNYIEQTKNPEDPIIWKYFLNFFIKRRWRRPINGIILTISVDTLLNKNNKDLENFAKQLRDRFDELSRVFMSSVPIYLIITKSDKISGFNEYFNLLNQDEKDEVFGITFENENFEKDNINEKFEELIKRLNSSVIDKMHFEWTEKKRGKIFLFTEKTSQLLSKITYFTNVCFSETRYRKPLMLRGIYFTTIEKNYGSNEKAKALFVKKLLDELIFQEAEISKIDENYRNKMKKIQILSYVASLLIVVFVGFFMINSFINSNDSLTEYKSKIDELVNLKKSVNQNSSFEDISKVLEQVNILSLNENKLKNESFFNKYIFKFEDKSKQLKDIYNNELLTLLLNKNASQIEKKITNELGDFSKTWDNTKAYLMLELVEKRDKEFLQDYMKKSWEKVVQNIETQQKLAKNWQNLLDLGFDSYKINHSLIDTSRARLVELSAEQLTYEDWKSKFSYLNTKSFSFSDILGENISLFDGSGYKIDGLYTKSGYEAVLKDGKRVLDEILLNNWVIGKKANLTSDEKEEFYEKIMQFYFSDYRKYWYEALSNLSVVSYNELTELNHQLAILTSPESPVISILKSLKINTNLYSPTEQIQTNLPIENRLVETISSKIPKEKIEQIDIVDVKSVRTLREFYKPYHELLDDNYQPRGTLTSLFNEFSKTYEIMSNINGSVNSEEDAFKIVSSRVHGKLAPMIAQLNLMPIQVKRWYENIIQGNLGFIAKGAKNYIIKKYKKDVVSFYNERLKNKYPLNKTSQVNVKLDDFSEFFRKDGILDSFYNQYVAGFIEIDYQKAVAKPRSIDGNRLNFSKNFIANLIKSEQIRKAVFKNDGTLGTNLATVELTYDASTVLYEHGPILTKRVSWPNNSSDASVKFKLYDISNKIVIEDYIDNDEWSLFKFLDQNSLSRGDNGTLNITYEKYDFKSSFLLDGSIAPLFLNNNGFSFELSEGL
- the icmH gene encoding type IVB secretion system protein IcmH/DotU, which encodes MEKTQVITRDVNKNNLTNSSKRRENSFEEFQKQEIVKNLNFDNSKYNSSINPFITASTPLFEAVLDIEENRQNLNVDQIRDEFISRVNSFNEKCVENKTENMEILVARYILCTFIDEKLNEKLSDNDNWFNRSLLSVFHNETYGGENFFHLLDKFLKTPAKYINILELMYICLSLGFLGRYRVVNKGEIEISNIKESLYRQIKIVQGREPLTFYKKVEPSQNKFKLFNKISYPLLISLIIILIVLIYLFLSFKLYERNIKISQDIDNIELNKIENINKENK
- the tssK gene encoding type VI secretion system baseplate subunit TssK, with protein sequence MENNRVVWREGLFIRPQHFQQNDRHFDFEIMNRTKSLISNNWGFFQLELDEYLLNSGKIVIKRASGVFKDGTVFDINGLNNSLVFDIKANHIGKILYLSLPIYIDSNDEIHFEEQKNLQTRFRARTASNIPNINSGETSSCDLLLASYNFKLSFEEENEAYVTLPICKISDVTISGSISLDKEFAPIYLYFNYSDLLSSQVKELVSTIVFRAEKLSEKITDSLMKTTEIGDYLLLQLLNKTESQLNFLLTQDKIHPDKIFYVLISFASELSVFMKKEKRLANQINYKHEEQYESFQNILKEIKSMLTTVLEQNSISLPINKVKYGIHISQINNRELFDNSTFVFSVSSDISSVKLRELLDVSLKFGTVETIRNLVNFHLVGYKLKPLSNAPKEIPYKVNHLYFKLELTQENLEELKKSSGFAFHLSTEIPNIEFSLWAIKNN
- the tssJ gene encoding type VI secretion system lipoprotein TssJ produces the protein MFKKFRNLMFVLFVIAFATGCAKNPTHLELVIKTTEDLNKDVDGRSSPLMLTFYELESAEKFSKFDYWTLLEKSGDNLKDDLVSQSKHIILTEQKQNYKVSFADKTKYLGIVANFRVIDNDYVWKDVVELKKGSYNYSEFEIRKFNIERVK
- the tagH gene encoding type VI secretion system-associated FHA domain protein TagH; translation: MELVLEIVKGEKLYINSYKFNQKSGFVGRSNEANFTLEDKSSHISSKHVLIEYKDSFYFITDVSTNGTYLKNPYRKLPKDMPIKINNSDIFIIGDYEIKARLLDNEINTLGFNSFNHLLGNNSGLSSRMLIPDDDFLSGNNSIMKNSFLKEEKFEPLNNIMDIYEQKDSSILSMLNNTTSMQKSEEIFIDETINNLNEHIEEKYFNLNVFDEGLECELEDEIENPPLLNSSSVSFEILEKSLGINISSLQKEEQDKILTEIAQIVLYSINFLKISLDIKDKILNDLSLDKSGSSSEALNPIRRDKKEALMVLSNSKNEVILISEAIKKSFTEIDNHNLALAKSCEVLVNSFLKEFEVDKLEDSFYKNYNFKSFIPKKFQLWDAYISNYNKLLKNNQEMVLALKTDLSKEYENQINCFKTISI